Proteins encoded by one window of Collimonas fungivorans:
- a CDS encoding TRAP transporter large permease: MSPLALGALYGIVTIVVMCSGMPIAFALGVVATSFMYFFMPASSLDTITQNVYEEIASVTLLSIPLFILKGAAIGRSPAGRDLYSAIHAWLSKVPGGLGIANVFACALFAAMAGSSPATCSAIGSAGIPEMRRRGYSPGFAAGIIAAGGTLGILLPPSITMILYAVASEQSLGRLFLAGVGPGVLLVILFAGYAVYRARKEYRLAHEIYSQGGIKSAYLDDEHFTFVQKVEMLPRVLPFLILLIGVMIALYGGFATPSETAGLGALLAIVLIAVVYRMWRPRDLMPFLNSTIKESCMLLLIIGMSLLYSYVMSYLHISQSAAQWVVALHLSKWLLLAVILLMVIVLGFFLPPVSIILMTAPIILPPLREAGFDLIWFGVVMTVVMEMGLIHPPVGLNLFVIKNIAPDIPLSDVIKGTLPFLLLMFLAIILLCLFPGIVTGLPDLLMGAR, from the coding sequence ATGAGTCCGCTTGCCTTAGGTGCCTTGTATGGCATCGTCACGATTGTCGTGATGTGTTCCGGCATGCCGATAGCGTTTGCGCTCGGTGTAGTCGCGACCAGTTTCATGTACTTCTTCATGCCGGCCTCATCGCTGGATACCATCACGCAAAACGTCTACGAGGAAATCGCCTCGGTGACCCTGCTGTCGATTCCCTTGTTCATCCTGAAAGGGGCGGCCATCGGCAGATCGCCGGCCGGGCGCGACCTGTATTCGGCGATCCATGCCTGGCTGAGCAAGGTGCCGGGCGGGCTGGGCATCGCCAACGTGTTTGCCTGCGCCTTGTTTGCGGCGATGGCCGGTTCTTCGCCTGCAACCTGTTCGGCGATCGGGTCCGCCGGCATCCCGGAAATGCGGCGGCGCGGTTATTCGCCCGGATTCGCCGCCGGCATCATCGCTGCCGGCGGCACGCTGGGCATCTTGCTGCCGCCATCGATCACCATGATCCTGTACGCGGTGGCGTCGGAACAATCGCTGGGCCGGCTGTTCCTGGCCGGCGTCGGGCCGGGGGTGTTGCTGGTGATCCTGTTCGCCGGTTATGCCGTGTACCGGGCCCGCAAGGAATACCGCCTGGCGCATGAAATCTACAGCCAGGGCGGCATCAAGTCTGCCTACCTTGACGACGAGCATTTCACCTTCGTGCAAAAGGTCGAGATGCTGCCGCGCGTGCTGCCTTTCCTGATCTTGCTGATCGGCGTCATGATCGCCTTGTACGGCGGCTTCGCCACGCCGTCCGAAACCGCCGGCCTGGGCGCCTTGCTGGCGATCGTGCTGATCGCAGTGGTGTACCGCATGTGGCGGCCGCGCGACCTGATGCCGTTCCTGAATTCGACCATCAAGGAATCCTGCATGCTGCTGCTGATCATCGGCATGTCCCTGCTGTATTCCTATGTCATGAGCTACCTGCATATCAGCCAGTCGGCGGCGCAATGGGTAGTCGCCTTGCATCTGTCGAAATGGCTGCTGCTGGCGGTGATCCTGCTGATGGTGATCGTGCTCGGTTTCTTTTTGCCGCCGGTATCCATCATCCTGATGACCGCGCCTATCATCTTGCCGCCGCTGCGCGAAGCCGGCTTCGACCTGATCTGGTTCGGTGTGGTGATGACGGTGGTGATGGAAATGGGGCTGATCCATCCGCCGGTAGGACTGAACCTGTTTGTCATCAAGAACATTGCGCCCGACATACCCTTGTCGGACGTGATCAAGGGTACTTTGCCGTTCCTGCTGCTGATGTTCCTGGCGATCATCCTGCTTTGCCTGTTTCCAGGCATCGTCACCGGCCTGCCTGATTTGCTGATGGGAGCCCGATGA
- a CDS encoding TRAP transporter small permease: MSHGFDPKPNAGPALPAMPDNPVVAVLAGVLERFHKLALYLSMTALMLTSLIMTYSVVARYFFHVPTDWQDDATVFMLVGVIFLCAGYAQSSRGHIGIEALSSILPAGVNAVRLLLVDLVSFLFCGFFSWKSWTLFHEAWSEGQTTSSTFAPPLWIPYSLMALGMTVLTLQLLAQVLARLTDRSKPRSTPAHTVPGE; this comes from the coding sequence ATGAGCCACGGCTTCGACCCGAAGCCAAACGCCGGACCCGCCTTGCCTGCCATGCCGGACAATCCGGTAGTGGCAGTCCTGGCCGGTGTCCTCGAACGCTTCCATAAACTCGCCCTGTATCTTTCCATGACAGCACTGATGCTGACGTCGCTGATCATGACGTACTCGGTGGTGGCGCGCTATTTTTTCCATGTCCCCACCGACTGGCAGGACGACGCCACGGTGTTCATGCTGGTCGGCGTGATCTTCCTCTGCGCCGGCTACGCCCAGTCGTCGCGCGGCCATATCGGTATCGAAGCCTTGTCTTCGATACTGCCGGCCGGGGTGAACGCGGTGCGGCTGCTGCTGGTCGACCTGGTGTCTTTCCTGTTTTGCGGATTCTTTTCCTGGAAATCGTGGACCCTGTTCCATGAAGCCTGGTCGGAAGGCCAGACCACCTCATCCACGTTTGCGCCGCCGCTGTGGATTCCTTATTCGCTGATGGCGCTGGGCATGACCGTGCTCACCTTGCAGCTGCTGGCCCAAGTGCTGGCGCGCCTGACCGACCGCAGCAAACCACGCAGTACACCTGCCCACACTGTCCCGGGAGAGTAA